TCCTTAAGAGAagtctgaaattttaattttcaccatGAACCTGTTTGATCAGAAAGTACAGAACACCACTactagataaattaaaatgaagaatggaataaaaacacaaaagtggCATCTATATAATGAGCAAATTATGTGATAAGACATTTTAACTACTTCACATTTCTACACAGCACAATAAAGAATAAACTGGTTCCAAGGTACCACAGGGTTTTATCATAGTGTTACTCTACTCAACAAGACATCTCTAAGAAAATGGCAGGTTCATAAGTACAAAAACTGTTCTGTCTGGTAGGTGGTACTCTACATAGCCAATGAGagaattctttataaaatgagatttttaaaaatgcagaatatcTGATAATTATCTCAAaagctaaaatgagaaaaatgcaaaatacgGTCATTGGTTAATATGTGGCTTTGAGAAAGCCAGAAATGATTCTGTTCCAAGAAATAAGCAATAAGGATAAAAGGTGTAAATAATATACTATACTAGCCTCTTTAAGCCAAAGCACACTTTTCACCTCAGGACAATTCTCAATTCCCTTCGTCCGAAACAGGACCCCATTCTAAGCCATTACTTGAATACAGTTCATAATGTATAGTCATTTTTCTCCACAGGATGTTTTCATTTCAGAACATAAGCTGCAAAATGGCAAATGACTAAGCcaattataaagaatttatagcATAATAAATGCCAATTTACAGTAACTGTCAACAGACTTCTATACCAAAACCTAAAAGTTGCTGCAGTAGAGGTCACAACTAACATGATTCTTACAGGTGCTCCGACTTCATTTACAACAAATTACTGCcataaaaaccagaaaagaaacctTAGTGGGTCCTTTCAACACTGCATAATTTTCCAAATGATGTTCCTCTGGGTCTAGAGCCgtttattcattccttcagtcCTTTTTTAGTCGTTTAgcttttgcaatattttcttggcgtttttgtttcttcttttgctccttttccctGGCCTCAATCATCTTGGCCAATTTCCAAGACAGTACTGCGCTTGCTAGAAACAATGGAGTAAGGGCCAGGATAACTGTTGTAAGGAAGCCATATGGGTCCTTTGCAGCCCATTCCACAACATACTCGGCCCAAGCCTTTATATCAAACATCTTTGTAGCCGtctttggaaaagagaagagagggacaaCAGGAGAAAAGACTATATGGTTAATCAAATTTTGAAAACGTTGTATCATACAGTTAACTCAGAATTGTTATCACTCATTagctttttgtctttaaaaagcatCAATTAGTACTATTTTAATACAGCCTATTACCTCCAGTTAAGAAGACATAAATTAGGATAACACTTAAAAAGATGTAGAAGTATagaacataaaagtaaaaacctTGTGGAATCTGTCATAGGGACTATGCATTCTTGGTAACGAAGACAAATTTTATTTAGCAGCAGACTTCTATAAGAATCTTGAGTCTTAAGCACTCATTCCAGGAAACAGCGGAATCCTGTTATTTTCTGACACAGCCTTGGTATCAAGTACTAATTAACAAAAGTATGATTCATCAAGTTTGGTGTTTGAAAAGGACAAGCCACAGAGCACATGAAATGCTTAGAGAAAGGAAGGTAGTGGAGGGCTGTTTCCAGGAATGAAAAGGAGAGGGTATGGGAGGCACAAAAATATCCACATTCATATACAAAGAGATATAAGCAAAAGAGTGACGTTATTTTATGCCCTCTTTCAGCTCTGAAGACTCCTACTTgagaacataatttaataaatgagaaaattatccATAACGGGTGTCCTGCATTTTGTTCCACTTTGAGTTGGTATCGGAGGGCAATGTGGTAAATAAGGACGGTGTGGATTTGagtgatattttctattttgcccCAGAAGCTTTTCAACCTTTTGTGTCAACCTCTATTCAAAGGTGAAAATTAATAATACTTGGGTAGGAATGGGTGTAGATACATCCACAATTTCAGCTGGGATTTAAAAAGTCATCTACCTTATGCTTGAGTACTTCTTTCCAACTTTGTCCTGGGATTATTAGTGAGCCAATTACAATTTCAGATGACCCTTAGCTTGTCTTGTCTTCTTCTTTAGCTCTACCATACACTTGGGAGAGAAGGTTTAAATTCTATATACCGGGTGGGTTGAAAAGaacagataaaagaaagaaagtttaagTCACAACTTTCAGGATAACTTTAAAACACTTTCAAATGGACTATTTCGAAATCATGTATATACAACCTATAAATGACGTTTAAAATTGCCTGGCACATTATAGGCATTTAatatctatttcttcctaatttgaagaaagaaatcattaCTACAATTTCAAATGCCCTCTAAGAAAATCCTACTGGAGTAATTATAAGTATTTTACTAAATGACTTCAAAAAATTGCGAAGCTCACCGacatataaaaagacaaattagtTCACTGATAAGTTACAGCATATCCATTCCtaggttttgaattttttatactAAAAATGTCATTAATTTATAGGGTTAGGCACATAATTACAAATCAAactatattgtattgtattgtatattgGTCTCATTATACAATTTGTGTTCTttacagaaaaccaaaacaaaatttaaatcacCCACAATCCCATTACCTCAAGAAAACTACGACTGGCTTTAATATCCTTCCACCggtcttttcatattttcaacaGAAAACACTAAAGTGCCTCCAGGATATTGTTAAATAGTCTagtctctgcccctgcccttgaATTCTTAGGCCCACACAGAGAGCCCATCTGTTCCTTCAGCTTCTCCAATACGGTAATGAATTAACTAAGGCAAAATTCAGTTATAAGCGAAAAAAACTTTGCAAAAAAGTAATGTGGAAGTGAAGCACCTGGTTTGTGGCTAAGTTTTAGCCATTAACACAAAGAAGTTATCGTCCTCAGGCCACAGAGTGGTCCGCATACTTCAATTTCGGACCAAAACGCACGTGCCTAGGCACTTGGAGGAATCAATATTACTCTTCTTCTTTCCGTAAGGGGTCGACCGGGCTTGATCTCCAAACCAGACCTGCGCGGCTCCTGAAGCCGCAGCCGATGGTACTTCACCGCCAGTACCACGTCCCGTCCATCCCTGTTTTCGCCCTTACTCATTCTTGTTCTCCTATCCCATCCGGCCGCCCGCCCCAGGGGGCCACGTTCAGGCGCCCCTCGGCCTCGGCGGGCAAGAGCCCGGCGGGGCTCGGAGAACGGGAGGTTCCGGGAATCCCGGCTTGGTCCCGCCACAGCTCGGTCCGCTGGCGCCGTGGCCGCCTCCTCTGGGCACGCGGACAAAACCACCCCAGCGGCCGCCACCAGCCCACCCTACATCACGGTCGCGACCGTGGGCTCAGACCCCTACTCCCAACTCACCTCCAGGCCGGAAGCAGGAAGGCGGAAGCCGCGGCTTTCGCGTCCCGCCCACAGGCCAGCCCCGGCCCCGAGTGGGCCTGAGGAAGTCGAGGGGCCAGTTTCCGGCTGCGCCATTGCTGTTTCGGTCCCGGGACCTCGACTTCCAGGACTCGCGGGGGCGGGGATGGCGGGGGAGGGCGGCGCCCGGCTTCCCGGGGAACTGCAGGTGAGGCCGCGCCGGGTGAGAGGCGGCACCCCAGCTGGCCTCTGGCGGGGAGCCCGAGACCCGCGCCTCCTGACGGGATGAAGGGGAGAGCGTGGAGGCGCGGGTGGACTCAGGCCTCCAGGAGCCGGTCCGGAACCCTGCAGGCTCTGCCTTTGCCCCCGATGTCAGCCAGGAGACAggcccccctgccctgctggaGCCAGACCGTTGATGGAGGGCCCCGATGGGTGAGGTCTGTAGCGCCATGGAAACAGACTAAAGAGCGGCGGCAAGAAAGGAGTTGGTCTCCACAAACCGCCCAAAGTCAAGGTGAGGGTCACACAGCGACTGTTGAAGGATTCTGGCGAGTTCCTCCTCCGGTTCACACCCCACCCCTTGCCCCTGTCATCTTCTGGTTGGACAATGGTTAAAGCCTCACGTACTGGAAACAATGAAGCAGCTGGACCATGGTGGATCCACTGAACCTTATTACTAAGGGAAAACGCAGCCATGCTGTGTGAAGAggggatttttgttgtttgtttttagtttgagAACCTAACTCATTTCACACACAACCCCACACAAAATGAACCATACTTGCCCAGAGTAAACTCGGTAAATAAACTGCCTGGGCATAGCGTTCCCACAGAGATACTTGTTCTTTCAATACACAAAGGGATGCAAAAGTCAACAAGCAGAAAGAATGAGTTTAATATTGTCTTCTAATCTACAGGAACTGAGAGATTAACTCTGATTTGGTTGGTGACCAAATTTTGTGATTGCTTGCACTGAACTGCTCTGTTTGACTACCGCTGCGAATGTTGCAAGACCTCTTCACTTTTGTGTGCCAAATAAAGCAGGTTTTTATTCTTGAGAGACTATAGAATGTTCTCTTTGAGGAGCAAGCTGTGACATGCATAACTAGATGTAAGAACAGTAACTATTATTTACTAGGGAACAGGCTTTTGGCAAATAATCTAGTGATCTCAAATACTGTTCGCTGGGCATATGTTAATGTTTGTATGTTGTATTAGCAGCAGTTGTTTTCTTACTCATTCTTGTTTGAAAACTTGGATGATGGTTTCAAAGCTTGTGCTGCTTGGACCTAGCCTGTACCTGTAGTAGCCAGAAAAAGCAGACTCAGTCACTGGATTGTGTATACCGAAAACTTTACTTGCTAGAGTTAACTATGTGATCTCTAAAAATCAAATGGTAATTCCAGGAGGGGGTCTGAATGTATTTTAACATCCTTCACTCTAGAGGCCAAGGTGTGTCTGATTTGTTTTAATCTTGGTATACAGTATACCCAATTACTGCCTTCCCAGTAGTTTACTCTGCCGCTTCCCTTGTTAAATGCATTGGAGTCTTGGGCTGCGAGAAAAGGTGCATAAGAAAGAaggctctgggggcgcctgggtggcacagcggttaagcgtctgccttcggctcagggcatgatcccggcgttatgtgatcgagccccacatcaggctcctctgctatgagcctgcttcttcctctcccactccccctgcttgtgttccctctctcgctggctgtctctaactctgtcaaatgaataaataaataaataaaatcttaaaaaaaaggaaaaagaaggcgGCTCTGTAGCTTTTGGCTGTAGTCTAGACCCTGCCTTCACAGCCTAATACTACTGACGTAGTTTTCAGTTCCAGCACAGGATGCAGGTGCAGGGATAGCATAGGGGTTGCCACAGCTGAGCCCCTTAATACAACCTGCATTGCCTTCAAGAAAGATGGTGTCAAGATTGGTTCGAATACTGTGCACTATTTTCTGTAGTGAGGAGTCTTAGATTGTGAGTTGAGTTTCACAGGTCTTGTCTCTGCCAATCCGTATACACTGTAAGTCACTCTGAGcctaatttctcttctttctgtggaACGTACACTAGGTCATCTCTGGTGTTCCTTCAGCTCCAAAATTATGTCGGTTGGACTGGGCTTGGCCATTTTTCTAACTTATGCTTTATTAGTGGCAACAGAACAAGGAATTTAGTGGAAACAGCCAATTTTCTTAAGGTCATTCTTTAGTTGAAAAGATCCTTAAttg
The Ailuropoda melanoleuca isolate Jingjing chromosome 3, ASM200744v2, whole genome shotgun sequence DNA segment above includes these coding regions:
- the SMIM15 gene encoding small integral membrane protein 15 isoform X2 codes for the protein MFDIKAWAEYVVEWAAKDPYGFLTTVILALTPLFLASAVLSWKLAKMIEAREKEQKKKQKRQENIAKAKRLKKD
- the SMIM15 gene encoding small integral membrane protein 15 isoform X1, producing the protein MALQTSPIGALHQRSGSSRAGGPVSWLTSGAKAEPAGFRTGSWRPESTRASTLSPSSRQEARVSGSPPEASWGAASHPARPHLQFPGKPGAALPRHPRPRESWKSRSRDRNSNGAAGNWPLDFLRPTRGRGWPVGGTRKPRLPPSCFRPGEFKPSLPSVW